A genomic stretch from Ovis canadensis isolate MfBH-ARS-UI-01 breed Bighorn chromosome 5, ARS-UI_OviCan_v2, whole genome shotgun sequence includes:
- the WNT8A gene encoding protein Wnt-8a translates to MGDLLMLRVAVGICYVTFSASAWSVNNFLITGPKAYLTYTTSVALGAQSGIEECKFQFAWERWNCPENALQLSTHNRLRSATRETSFIHAISSAGVMYTITKNCSMGDFENCGCDESKNGKTGGHGWIWGGCSDNVEFGERISKLFVDSLEKGKDARALMNLHNNRAGRLAVRATMKRTCKCHGISGSCSIQTCWLQLANFRELGNYLKAKYERALKIEMDKRQLRAGNSAEGHWIPTEAFLPSAEAELIFLEESPDYCTRNSSLGIYGTEGRECLQNSRNTSRWEQRSCGRLCTECGLQVEERRTEAISSCNCKFQWCCTVRCDQCRHVVSKYYCTRSPGSAWSWGKGSA, encoded by the exons ATGGGGGACCTACTTATGCTCAGAGTGGCTGTGGGCATATGCTATGTAACCTTCAGTGCCTCTGCTTG GTCAGTGAACAATTTCCTGATAACAGGGCCCAAG GCCTATCTGACCTACACCACCAGTGTGGCCCTGGGCGCCCAGAGTGGCATCGAGGAGTGCAAATTCCAATTTGCTTGGGAACGTTGGAACTGCCCTGAAAatgctctccagctctccactcACAACAGGCTAAGAAGTG ctaCCAGGGAGACTTCTTTCATTCACGCTATCAGCTCTGCTGGAGTCATGTACACCATTACCAAGAACTGTAGCATGGGTGACTTTGAAAACTGTGGCTGTGATGAGTCAAAAAATGGTAAAACAG GAGGCCATGGCTGGATCTGGGGAGGTTGTAGTGACAATGTTGAATTTGGGGAAAGAATCTCCAAACTCTTTGTGGACAgcctggagaaagggaaggatgCCAGAGCCCTGATGAATCTTCATAACAACAGAGCAGGCAGGCTG gCAGTGAGAGCCACCATGAAGAGAACTTGCAAATGTCATGGCATCTCGGGCAGCTGTAGCATCCAGACATGCTGGCTACAGCTAGCTAACTTCAGGGAGTTGGGTAACTACCTAAAGGCCAAGTATGAACGGGCACTGAAAATTGAGATGGATAAACGGCAGCTAAGGGCTGGGAACAGTGCCGAGGGCCACTGGATACCCACTGAGGCCTTCCTTCCTAGTGCAGAAGCTGAGCTGATCTTTTTAGAGGAATCACCGGATTACTGTACCCGCAATTCCAGCTTGGGCATCTATGGCACAGAAGGTCGGGAGTGTCTGCAGAACAGCCGCAACACATCCAGATGGGAGCAACGCAGCTGTGGGCGCTTGTGCACAGAATGCGGCCTGCAGGTGGAAGAGAGAAGAACTGAGGCTATCAGCAGCTGTAACTGCAAATTCCAGTGGTGCTGCACTGTCAGGTGTGACCAGTGTAGGCATGTGGTGAGCAAGTACTACTGCACGCGCTCCCCAGGCAGTGCTTGGTCCTGGGGCAAGGGCAGCGCCTGA